The Salvelinus fontinalis isolate EN_2023a chromosome 34, ASM2944872v1, whole genome shotgun sequence region AAGGGACTGGAGGAGAGGCAGTGCATGAGAGAACAAGGGACTGGAGGAGAGGCAGTGCATGAGAGAACAAGGGACTGGAGGAGAGGCAGTGCATGAGAGAACAAGGGACTGGAGGAGAGGCAGTGCATGAGAGAACAAGGGACTGGAGGAGAGGCAGTGCATGAGAGAACAAGGGACTGGAGGAGAGGCAGTGCATGAGAGAACAAGGGACTGGAGGAGAGGCAGTGCATGAGAGAACAAGGGACTGGAGGAGAGGCAGTGTATGAGAGAACAAGGGACTGGAGGAGAGGCAGTGTATGAGAGAACAAGGGACTGGAGGAGAGGCAGTGTATGAGAGAACAAGGGACTGGAGGAGAGGCAGTGTATGAGAGAACAAGGGACTGGAGGAGAGGCAGTGTATGAGAGAACAAGGGACTGGAGGAGAGGCAGTGTATGAGAGAACAAGGGACTGGAGGAGAGGCAGTGTATGAGAGAACAAGGGACTGGAGGAGAGGCAGTGTATGAGAGAACAAGGGACTGGAGGAGAGGCAGTATGAGAGAACAAGGGACTGGAGGAGAGGCAGTATGAGAGAAAAAGGGACTGGAAGAGAGGCAGTATGAGAGAAAAAGGGACTGGAAGAGAGGCAGTATGAGAGAACAAGGGACTGGAAGAGAGGCAGTATGAGAGAACAAGGGACTGGAAGAGAGGCAGTATGAGAGAAAGGTTAAACGAGGAAAACACGTAGAAAGGAGGAAATAGAAGGCAGCTAAGAAGCTACACCTCAAGACTTGCAAAACAGCATCACACTTAGTATCATGGAGATTTGAATAACATTTGACTAAATCAATAGCTCCTTCAGACATGGAAGAACATGATCTAACGCAGCCAAAATCAATTAACGTGATCTAATTTAAACTAAATAGGGCTGAGCTGTTCACAGACACATCAAATCTGATAGGGGTTCTATAACAGTCCTAACACCTGTATGCTAAAATGTGCTGTTGCTGCAGCAGCAGTTCTAACATGGCATCCATAAACATGAGGAGAAGACAGAGACACACTACCGGCCATGACTCAGAAATCCTCAACATGGCAGGATCACAGCAAGTATTTCAAGACTCCTTCAGGGCTGGGGAGCAACAAGGACTATTATGCTTTGTTGTATTACAAACACCATTCCTTTTAAATCCATTCGGCGCAGTCGATGAGTGTACACTGAGGGGATGAGTTAAGAATTAAACAACCACCATAGTATGCTAACTAGAGGGTAAAATGCTAGCGTTGCATAACAGGCTAGTATAGCTTAGCATAGCATGAGGAAAAGTGGCCCAGCCTTGGATGGAGTAGCGCATCGTCATGCTAAGGCTAACTGCTAGCGTTACCTTGCGCAGCACCAGCTCCCCGTTCATGTGCATGGAGAGGTTACTGAAGTGGAGCAACATCTGGTCGGTGGCTAACTGCTGCTCCGTCACGTCATCACCGTACAGCACGATGATGGCCACACACGCAAACAGATGGAAGTAGTCCGTCTGAGGGAGCGATAGCGTGTTATTGACAAAGTACATTTATACTGGACTGTGGAGAGCCTGCCTACAGTACAGTTTCTGTGTCTGGTTGTCTACATCCAACTCTAATCTCCATAAGCAGTATGTTGTATGAATGATGGTTATATCTATACCAGGCTATAAACTCCTAACATTGTTACACACAGTTGTTaatacacattattacacacattGTTTGATATTTGTGTATGTATGCCAATGTTGTGTGTTTGATATTGCTCTGTGTAAACCAATGCCATGTACAACATGATGTTGCTCTGTGTACACCAATGCCATGTACAACATGATGTTGCTCTGTGTACACCAATGCCATGTACAACATGATGTTGCTCTGTGTAAACCAATGCCATGTACAACATGATGTTGCTCTGTGTACACCAATGCCATGTACAACATGATGTTGCTCTGTGTAAACCAATGCCATGTACAACATGATGTTGCTCTGTGTAAACCAATGCCATGTACAAGATGATGTTGCTCTGTGTACACCAATGCCATGTACAACATGATGTTGCTCTGTGTAAACCAATGCCATGTACAAGATGATGTTGCTGTGCGTATGCTTATGTAAAGTTGTGTACCTGGTAGTGTGCCCAGCAGGCCTCCCACATACGAAGGGCCTCGGTGTCGGGGAACTCCCGTTTGAAGCAGAGTAGGATCCAGCGGTGACAGAACAGCAGCTGTAGCCCGTCCTCCCCCAGCTGGGTCAGGTGCTGGTGGAACCGGGGCAGCATCAGACGCAACAGCTCCCTCAGGTACATCTggaacgggggagagagagatggttaggGCACTAATGTGGATATGAATGTAACGCCACACACAAAATAAAACACGAGAATCACAGatagcgagagagaagagagaaaagtgTGTGTAataaaaaggagagaaagagacacgttctgtccctctgtccccttaCCAGTTGTCTCTCCATGTCCTCGTCGCGGGGAGAGCTGATGAAGATGGTGTTCTCCATCAGGCCGACGAAGCACCAGAACGTGTCACTCTCGTCCTGCACCTCGGTCAGCAGGGGAGCCACCAGGTCAGACATGCCCTGGCAGTAGCCCATCTCTGGGTTGAACACGGCGTAGTTCAGCAGCACACACCTGGAGGAAGGGAGGAACACCACCACAGACAATATCAACAGATCATAGTCACCTCATACCAAGTCATACATATCACCTCCTACCAAGTCATACATATCACCTCATACCAAGTCATACATATCACCTCCTACCAAGTCATACATATCACCTCCTACCAAGTCATACATATCACCTCCTACCAAGTCATACATATCACCTCCTACCAAGTCATACATATCACCTCCTACCAAGTCATACATATCACCTCCTACCAAGTCATATATATCACCTCCTACCAAGTCATACATATCACCTCCTACCAAGTCATACATATCACCTCCTACCAAGTCATACATATCACCTCCTACCAAGTCATACATATCACCTCCTACCAAGTCATACATATCACCTCCTACCAAGTCATACATATCACCTCCTACCAAGTCATACATATCACCTCCTACCAAGTCATACAAATCACCTCCTACCAAGTCATACATATCACCTCATACCAAGTTATACATATCACCTCATACCAAgttatacatattacctcatacCAAGTTATACATATTACCTCCTACCAAGTTATACATATTACCTCCTACCAAGTCATACATATCACCTCCTACCAAGTCATACATATCACCTCCTACCAAGTCATACATATCACCTCCTACCAAGTCATACATATCACCTCCTACCAAGTCATACATATCGCCTCCTACCAAGTCATACATATCGCCTCCTACCAAGTCATACATATCACCTCCTACCAAGTCATACATATCACCTCCTACCAAGTCATACATATCACCTCCTACCAAGTCATACATATCACCTCCTACCAAGTCATACATATCACCTCCTACCAAGTCATACATATCACCTCCTACCAAGTCATACATATTACCTCATACCAAgttatacatattacctcataccaagttgtacatattacctcatacCAAGTCGTACATATTACCTCATACCAAGTCATACATATTACCTCATACCAAGTCATACATATTACCTCATACCAAgttatacatattacctcatacTAAGTCATACATATTACCTCATACTAAGTCATACATATTACCTCATACCAAGTCATACATACAAAGTCATACTAACCAATCACACTAACCAACAGGTCATATAGATGTTTAGACACTGTCGTTAAAACAATCaattagatcaaatcaaatgggatttttcacatgctttgtaaacaggtgtagaccaacagtgaaatgcttacttctcATCCCAACTATTCAGAGAAAAATGCAGAAATAATAGGTAACAGGatcgataataaacagtaacagcagtgtacgCGATGAATCAAAAGAGTTAAggcaaaaagggtcaatgaagatagttaaatagttaaccaatagctacccagactaactatttagcagtcttatggtttgggggtagaagctgttcaaggtcctgttggttccagacttggtgcatcggtaacGCTTTCCGttcggtagcaaagagaacagtctatgacttgggtggctagtgtctgacaatttttagggccttcctttgacaccgactggtatagaggtccttattaatggcaggaagcttggccccagtgatgtactgggccgtacacactaccctctgtagagcgttgcggtcggatgccaagcagttgccaaaccaagcggtgatgcagccagtcaagatgctctcaatggtgcagctgtagaactttataACGATCCGAGGGTccctgccaaatcttttcagcctcctgagggggaagaggtgttgtgccttcacgactgtgttggagtgtgtggaccatgatcattccttagtgatgtggacacagaggaacttaaagCTAATTAACACTATGGCATTAAAACAGAGGAAGCAAATGAATAAGACAAATATGAAAAGTGGTGAGATAATATTGGGCCATAATAATACATGAGAGTTCTAACCTCCCCCACCCCTACTCTACTTGACCCAGTTACTTTTACCAATACTGAGATCCAGCCATGAGAGTTCTAACCTCCCCCACCCCTACTCTACTTGACCCAGTTACTTTTACCAATACTGAGATCCAGCCATGAGAGTTCTAACCTCCCCCACCCCTACTCTACTTGACCCAGTTACTTTTACCAATACTGAGATCCAGCCATGAGAGTTCTAACCTCCCCCACCCCTACTCTACTTGACCCAGTTACTTTTACCAATACTGAGATCCAGCCATGAGAGTTCTAACCTCCCCCACCCCTACTCTACTTGACCCAGTTACTTTTACCAATACTGAGATCCAGCCATGAGAGTCACTTAACAAACAGCCTGGTTCTGAAAGCCTTTAGCTCCTCGTTTGGGAAGCTATTAGCTGTAAGTATGCATCAGAACTAGTGCTCTAACAATTTACTGGGAGTCAATAAAGCATGAAAGTCATTAGCTAGCTTCCCCCAGGGTTCAGAATATGATATTCATGTACAATATTACCTCCTGTGCACTGGACTATGGGATAGGAAAGATGATGAGAAATTGAAAAGGTGAGGAAGAAAGGGAGGGGAAAAGAGTGAGAAAGAGtggtaagagaggagagagtgaaatatagaataaagacagagaggaaaggaTATGGATAGAgatgagaggaaagagaaagaggagtggtAGGGGAGAGAAAGTGTAAGATTGAAAGAAAAATAATGACAGCAGAGAgagtaagagaagagagagacaagagggaaaTGCCCAGACAGAGCCATCTGTCCTGACCTCATGATCTCCACATTGGGGTTGTTCTCTCCCCTGAAGAAGTGGTTGCTGCGGTCTGTTCTCACCACGTCCTTATCCACGGTGAACTGAACCTTCCTCCAGAAGTCACTGTGCTCCTCAGGACTCATAGACAACCTGGGGATCGCAGGGACAGACACGGGGAGGAAGGGGTTTTAAACTGGGTTAAATACTGGGGCTATGCACTAATGTCAACCAAACTGAAAGGCAGTTACTCAACTTCAAAAATTAACTTTTCATTTAACCCTTGATAGGATGTCAGAAAAAGGGTAGGGTGAGGATGTTGGAGCACTGTAAACCACTTAAACAACCTatgatctaaccctaaccccctgccATCACTCTCTGGCTGAGAACCTGACCCCTACCCTAACGAGCAGAGCAGAGGGGATTTAATTAACACTATTTGTTTTTCATTGAGCCTCGCCAGGAACAATAACACTAGGCCTGATGCAACTTCACGCAACTGTTTACTTTCTGTGTTTGTCTGCCTCTCCCTCGGTGTCTCttccctcactccttctctctcccagtcccttgatccctctctcccagtcccttgtcccctctctccctccatgcctctccctccctttctggaGAACTGTCAGCAGCTGTACCTGGTCCTGCTACCAGAATCCCCTAATCGTGTAACTCAACATTAACATGTAAGACCACAGAGACATCAGACCTTGTAGAAAATAGACGAGCAAACTGAATCAACTCTCCacaaccctctcctcctccagtgtttgttcagaacaggtatatattgacatctctctcctctccagcaggATCATCCATGTTTAACATCTTCAACAGTACTGGCTACAGCACAGAACATCAAATCAAACAAGCAATAATTGATTCTTCAAAATGtgacatatatatataatctAATGTTATATTTCCATATAGAACTAAATTATTTAATTAACAGGGGCTGGTCCGGTGCCACCACCTTTAGAAGGCAGAGACTGTAGTTCCAGGGTCTTAATGATGAGCCAATGGCCCCTGGAGGCTCAGTCAAGTGTTTTTCCATCAGTCTCATCACATCACACGAGGAATAGAGCGTCTAATTGGCTGATCTGGATTACATCTTCTGATGTATTCTAAAGGTTAATACGCCATTCCGCTGAAGACCGGACAATTATCATATCAATTCTGTGCACtcgtgcacacacacttgcactcaCATGCACACTGTGTGGAAGcttaggtagcctagcggttcagaGCGTACGGCCATTAACCAAAATGTCGCTGGTTCGAATATCCAAGatgactaggtgaaacatctgccaatgtgcccttgatcaaggcacttaaccctaattgctcctgtaagtcgctctggacaagCGTCTTCTAAATGACTCAAATTAGGGACAGACACAGACAAGTAACGCTGGGAGGCTAAAATAAACTGACTGGTTGCACCCTTTACTCTCttttagtgtgtggtgcctgcgtGCGTGGTGTGTGGTGCCTGCGTGCGTGGTGTGTGGTGCCTGCGTGCGTGGTGTGTGGTGCCTGCTTGCGCGGTGTGTGGTGCCTGCGTGCGTGGTGCCTGCGTGCGTGGTGTGTGGTGCCTGCGTGCGTGGTGCCTGCGTGCGTGGTGTGTGGTGCCTGCGTGCGTGGTGTGTGGTGCCTGCGTGCGTGGTGTGTGGTGCGTGGTGTGTGGTGCCTGCGTGCGCGGTGTGTGGTGCCTGCGTGCGTGGTGCGTGCGTAGTGCCTGCGTGCGTGGTGCCTGCGTGCGTGGTGCCTGCGTGCGTGGTGCCTGCGTGCGTGGTGCCTGCGTGCGTGGTGCCTGCGTGCGTGGTGTGTGCGTATCGAGCTGTAGTCATTATATTGATAGAATATGAGAATATGATTTGATCAGCGATTACATGTTTTTACCCAGGTGGCCTGTTAATTTACACCCAGCACTCCCATAACACGTTCTGTAATTGTGTCTATTGATTGCTCCATTTGCAAAGTGAAaccacaaggtgtgtgtgtgtctgtgtgtgtgtgtctgtgtctgtaacaGTGAGCAGGATATGGCTTGGTGCCACCTTATTCCTTTGTATAAATTAACCACATGAATGTCCTTCTTTCATCGAAAACAACACAATagaacatcccccccccccccccccccacacacacacacacacacacggtcagcaGCAGTGCAGCTCCCCTGGATGGAGAGCCATTAGTTATAGTAAACCCCCCAGCCCCCTACCTCCTCTGCTGGATGTGATGGTACTCGGAGCGTTTCTGCAGTCTCCAGGCCTCTCTCTCCTGGGAGGAGGAGTCACAGCTGTAGTAGTGCAGTAAGAAGGGCCACACCTCCCCGCGGATGGAAGGGTCAATGCCCCCAAAGAAGATGGCctgggggggacagagaggacatgATCAGCCTGGGTAGTAGAAGTCTAGAATTCAACAATGTTAGCTACAGTAACTacaccagggttccccaactggtggcccaTGGGCCGAATTAGTGCTgcaggtggttttatttggcctccAAGAATTTTGTaaaaagaaaatgtttttttgcaTTTCCATTGTTTGACTTAagactaaaaacaccaggaaatcagctccatgTCATTTTTATTTCAGAAATCTGCTCCCAaatattcccatgcataatagagaaCCACAtcatcgtatacaaatgtaagcaagtcTGTCAGTCTTCCAAGGTCTTATCCCAGTTACAGACTCACCTTGCGTAGCTTGTACTCCTCCTCCACCTGTCCGTTGTGGTTGAGGTGTCGGAGCCAGGTGGTGACGTCCAGGCGGCGGTACAGACGTTCCTCTGGGTGGGTCTCAGCGGACGGTAGGGTGGGCCTCCGGATGGAGAACTGCATACATGACTTCTCATCCACTacctggaagagagagggaggagaaagagattgATAggtggggggcagagagagagcaagacagatgGGTGtggggcagagagcgagagataaagGAACTAGCCATTATGCTAACACTGAAATAACATGGTATCTAGCCACAATGCTAACACTGTAGGAACATGATATCTAGCCCCAATGCTAACATGTCTCACCTGGTCTTTGAGCTGGGTCTCTCTGCAGCACTTCCACTgttgaaagacctcagccagctTGTCCAGACCTGCGTGGTGGAAGTGGAGGACCTTATACTGGCTCTCCCTGCTGGCGATCACCAGCTGACCACTGTTACACGCCTCATCACTGGAATCACAACATACCATTCAAACATACAGAAACACTGGCTGAAAGAAATACACATACAATGTTCCTGCACTGCTAAAACATGGCTTATAACATATACAGCAAACTCTCAGTTGGAGAAGAATTTCAGAAACATTTCCTTGATTGAGTTGTTATGAGAGTAAAGTTCCTGAGGTCATAAAATATCCAGAcatcatgacccccccccccccccccatgacccCTGGCTGACCTGAAGAAGAGGCGGAGCGACCTCATGTGACCCAGGTCGACCCGGAACACTCCCCCCAGCTGCTCCAACGCCAGCACCTTCTGCTGTTCCTCCCACCGCATGCCCTGTGATTGGCTGTTGTTCTCAGAGGGAGCGTGGCTGTCCAGGCTGGAGGCGGAGCTAGCCGAATGGGTCATGGACTCATCACACAGCTCCCTGAGAAAATGAGAGGGGAGAAGTTGAGTTGGTTATAGGATCAGATTAACTTACACCCACAACTATTACTGGCTAAATGAAAAACAGACCTTAGATCAGCGTCTAAGGGAAACTGATGGGACCATGATTTTGGAGAATCATTGCATTGCACACAGATGTAATTCTAACAACACATAAGCATAGATATGGCAAACAGGGTCCGGAGGGCTATGTACTGCCTGTGGCTAGTGTTGAATATCAGGAGTCTATTTACTGCCCTGTTGTGGTCTCTTGTTTAATGTCCTGAGATTGTTCTGGCTTACACCATGGGACAGAGAATGAGAAGAATGCATGGCGGTTACTGTGGGGGGGAACCAcgcacgtcacacacacacagtgcatacaACAGaaactgtgcacacacacacagtgcatacaACAGaaactgtgcacacacacacaaatcacagCGTCTGCCTTCCAATTTCTCCAGTCATTCCCCCACGGCCACTGTTTTCCCCACACTGTAACCTGAGCTGGGGGTTCCACAACTGCGTTAACACACACAACTGGGTAAGGGGGTAAATCAAACAACTAACAACCAAAACACACCCCAAGACACGTCTCGGAGAGCCAGACCTGAGAAGCACAGTGATGTATTAATGGGGCAGGTAAACACAAGTCAATAATATGGAAAAACATGTACATTTAAATGCTGTTTCCTTGTATGCTGATGGAACAGTATTTCTCAaagtccataataaatacaaacagcCTATTGGTCCCATGAGAGGAGCCAGAGCTGGTCAGTTTCAAACTAAATCAATGGTTGTGAATTGATCATGTCTCGGGTCGTCACATACCTGTATATGGGAAAATAATGTGAGATCCACAGAGACAGCAAGGTCTCCCCTCATTGGTCAGATTCACTGCCCTCTGGATCATGTATCAAATCATGAACAAGGTCCCAGTTCTGGGACACTACAGCACAGAGAAGTGGGGAGATTCTGTCTGTCTCAATATAAACCTAGTCATAGCAAACCTGggctcaaatactatttgaaatctttcaaatatttTGAGCCTTTGCTTTAGCCTGTCTGGAGTGCCAGGTGGGTGGGCTTTGCAGATTTGGGACTTTTCTATCGGAGCCACTCAATCAAGCCCGGCAGAAGCATTTGAAATGATTTTTGAAAGTATTTGAACCCAAGTCTGAGTCATAGGCCTATTGTATTACATTGAGGTGCAGAGAGAACATACAGAAACCAAGTCTCACACTTAATGGTCTGCTTGAATATAACCTGACAACATTTGATTGATTAAAACATTGTCTCAAAGGAATATTTTAACTGCGCTACATGCTAACTACTGTAACTGTCAGAGATATTGCTAAGCTAACTGTCTCTATGGTCTTTCCAGTTAACTAATAAGCATCAACAGAAGGTGTTGAACATGGACCTGTTTAAAATGTCGTCTACTTAATCAATGAAGTGAAGATAGCTTACAGTAACATAACAGTGGGTGCTTACGGAGAGGTTTTCAATGCCATCTACCTCATCAGTGGATCTCAATTAGTTCATGCTAAATGTTAACACTAATAGCTGATGCTGTTCTCTATAGCGACTACACTATAGCCTATGTATACAGTGTTATACACAGATTAtgcactgagtgcacaaaacattagtaacacctgctctttccatgacatagactgaatccaggtgaaagctatgacctcttattgatgtcacttgttaaatccacttcaataagtgtagatgaaggggaggagacatgttaaagaaggattttcaagctctgaaacaattgagacatggattgtatgtatgtatttgtggcattcagagggtgaatgggcaagacaaaatatttaagtgcacaACAGTTTCCAGtgggtatcaagaatggtccaccacccaaatgacatccagccaatttgacaactgtgggaagcattggagtcaacatgggtcagcatccctgaggaacgcttgacaccttgtagagtccatgccccgacaaattgaggctgttctgagggcagccaccaggacatatactggtgggggggtttgggggggtgcaactcaatattaggaaggtgttcttaatgtttagtGCACTCAGTATATGTCAACAGCATGTTTTGATGGAAAAGCTGTTTAAATGGCATGTCCCTCGCCAGGGGAGCTACAGCTACAAGCTCCCCACCTACGTGATGCTCTACCCTAGGGACAGAGCTCTGGCGTCACCCTGAGAACCAGAGCCTGGGGCTCAACCCCCATGGTCCCTAAACGCAATGAATAATGTGGCTGTTGAGCAAGTAGAAGACACTACACTTCTTGGTGTTCtattagattgtaaactgtcaaggGCAAAGCATATTGATTGCattgttgtaaagatggggagaggtctgtctgtgataAAGAGATGCTCAGATTTTTTTACATCACATGCAACCAAACAGTTGTACGGTCAGGTGCGGCAAAAAAATACCTAGAAAAGCTGCAGCTGgcacagaacagagcagcacgtctGGCCCTCAAATGTACATGGAGGGCCAAtgtgaataatatgcatatcagtCGCTCCTGGCTCAGAGTGGACGAGAGATTGACTGA contains the following coding sequences:
- the LOC129833634 gene encoding TBC1 domain family member 16-like, giving the protein MSLGRLLRRASSKASDLLTFNPGSAGSRNGLDGEIIFSKNNVCVHPAEPLPGLPEHHPGYLCVHMEKDESLGTTLILTWVPNSRIQRQDEEALRYITPESSPVRRNARRRPRRPHSRHPPAQEEDEDREEERIGNGTGNGGGLGLEASIEPPRPQLQQSQSGGDEGDEGSCELSADEVSRDSTMGSDSDTTFSSPFCLSPVSESLFESSGSVFLDNESRELCDESMTHSASSASSLDSHAPSENNSQSQGMRWEEQQKVLALEQLGGVFRVDLGHMRSLRLFFSDEACNSGQLVIASRESQYKVLHFHHAGLDKLAEVFQQWKCCRETQLKDQVVDEKSCMQFSIRRPTLPSAETHPEERLYRRLDVTTWLRHLNHNGQVEEEYKLRKAIFFGGIDPSIRGEVWPFLLHYYSCDSSSQEREAWRLQKRSEYHHIQQRRLSMSPEEHSDFWRKVQFTVDKDVVRTDRSNHFFRGENNPNVEIMRCVLLNYAVFNPEMGYCQGMSDLVAPLLTEVQDESDTFWCFVGLMENTIFISSPRDEDMERQLMYLRELLRLMLPRFHQHLTQLGEDGLQLLFCHRWILLCFKREFPDTEALRMWEACWAHYQTDYFHLFACVAIIVLYGDDVTEQQLATDQMLLHFSNLSMHMNGELVLRKARSLLYQFRLLPRIPCSLHDLCKLCGPGMWDSRYIPAVECSGEHPDSQSCPYGGTATPQPSASPSPCPSPNPTPLPEGKRGSKTRDIFMFRKQS